The Vidua chalybeata isolate OUT-0048 chromosome 9, bVidCha1 merged haplotype, whole genome shotgun sequence genomic sequence AAGGGACGCGGGACCCCGGCGGCCGCTGCGCCCGTCCCTCCTCCCGCTCTCCACCCGGCTCCGTATCGACACCGGCTCCGCGGTCCGGCccctccgccgccgcctcctGCGGTGGTGAGTAGGGGAGCCCGGTGGAGGAGGTCGTTCCCGGCCCCTGGGACGCGCAGCTGGGAGGCGGCCGGAGCTGTCCCCCGCCTCCCCGCCCGCCATTACCAGGGCGGGCGCCTCAGAGTGACTCGTCTGCCTCATTCCCGGCTCCTCGCAGCAGCCCATGTCAGGATAATCGCGGTTACACCCGAGGGtggcggggctgggggagaagCAGAGGCCGCGATTGGAGCCAGAGAGGGGCCCCTCAGGCAGTAGGGCCTGGGTCTGTTCCGTGCCAAGGCATTTCCACGTCCGTGAGCTAGAGGCTCCCGGCTGGGGGAGACTTGTTTTGgcagtgttttgtttctagGCCAGTAAAGTACGAGCAGTGTGCTCACAGATCCTGGTTTTCCTCATGTATAGGAATGACACTGGGGGCAGGAGCCCCGCACGGAAAGGTGATGACCCACAAGGGACATCTGCGGTCACTCTGATCTGGTGGTAATAAaagtgaaaggagaaaaagaaatcacgccttgttttattttcagtgatgcAAGGTACGGATATCTTTCACAGTGGGAAGCAGATGGATGTCTTACAACTGTAACCGGATGTAGTTGTGACTGTGACCTTTTTTTGTGCAATGCACATGTTGTCAAACTAATACATAGTATCCGTTcaggggaaaatgaaataacGAAGCAGAGTTTCTTTTTTGGGTGGGCTTCTTAATACCagtctgctatttttttttttttcctttttttttcagggtaaCCAACCAAAGAAGTTATGAATATCATCTGTGGTCTAAAGCTGTCGGGTAGAAACTGTATTTTGTCTCATTTGGCTTCTTTGTGCAAGCAGGGGAAGTGCAGTAATCTCTCTCGGTCTTACACAGGATGGTGCCAAAGTCAGGGTGACAGAAGTAGATGCCAAAGGTTGAATTTGAGTGGAAATACTATAAACTGTTTTTTGACTGGAAATCCTGACTCCTATAGAAACTTGGTTGGTAAAGGACTGAGATGTCTTTTGGATGCCCCACATACAAGTGGGCAGGAAGTGTACAGGAATGCAAACCATAGTTTGGGAAGGTTTTTCTCCCAGTCTTCGCAGTCACTGGGGGAGAAGATCCCATCCCTCCTGATCAGTTCTGTAGGGCAACCCCCACGTCACTTTCCTGCTTGGAACATTCAGATCAACAGGTCTTTTCACGCATCACCAGCACTTCAGGCTGCACCAGTTCCTCTTTTCTGGATTATTGTGAAGCCagctcagaaattatttgccaTCATTCTTGGCAGGTAAAATACTGTGTTACTTTCTTCCCAGCACAAGACCCATCGTGCAAAGTGTGAGTGTGGGGAGGGATGGCAGGTATGTTTGTAGTGTTGTTTGACTGACAGTTTGCTCAGcaagaggtgttttttttccattatcaGAGGTGTTCGATGtatttttttgctcttttccttctAATTTACATGTTGTAGAGGGAGATGAGCCAAGACACTCAGGGACATTCCTTCTTCTGTGGGAGGGAAGAAAGGCAGTGGAGTGGAAGCCAGTTAAAGTATAACCCCCCCCATAAGCTCCTACATGACATGAGGCTGTAATAGAGAATACAGTAACAAATTCCTTTTCAAATATGCCCTAAGTTAACACTGTTTGTATCTTACAGGAGCATAAGAAAGTGGTGGAAGGCACTTCCTCCTAATAAACGCGAACTCTTCAAAGAAAGtgcaagaaaaaacaaatggaagaTCCTGCTGGGTCTCAGCAGCTTGGGAGTTGTATTtgtcatgttttattttaccCACTTGGAGGAGACACCCATCACTGGGCGTGCTCGACTGTTGGTGTTTGGCAAAGAGCATTTTAGGGAGCTGTCACAGATGGAGTATGATATGGTAAGATTCTAGACAAGAAATTGAAAGTACTCAAAAATTGTTGCTGTTTTAGTGATGAGATAGTCCTGTTAATGAAATGGGCAAACAAACCGAGTAGTGTCCTTGATGAGTTTTGAACTTCATGCTCAGAACCCTGCAGGGTCCCCTGTTACCTCCTGATCTTGTCCCCATCGTTTTTTAGAATTCCCTTTCCAGGAGAAGCACATAATGGCTACAAAGCATATAACATGCATGTAGCAAACATTCTTAACTATTTCTTGTCCATTGAACTAGTCCCTGTAATTTTGAGTTCTGTGATTTCCTGTTGTAAAGTGAAACTTGATAAGCCATATCCAAATGTATCCATATTCCCGTCTGTCAGAGACACGAGATAAGAACAGAACAAGTACAGgatattttcaaattacatGTTTTGTATACATTTTGTCCACCTTAAAAATTAGGAccaatgaattttttttcagtggatgGAGCAGTTCAAAAATCAGATGTTACCTGAGACAGATGCACGCTACCAGGTTGTGGAGAGAGTTGTTGGGCATTTGTCTGAAAGCAACAAGGACGTCCCCCAAGTCTCAGCTCTCAAGTGGGTTATCCACGTGGTGGATGAACCAGGTGTAAATGCTTTTGTGCTTCCAGTAAGTCgtacaccacacacacacaaaagataTCGAAATAGCGCTTGATATGTCTCCCActtaatttttgttctctttgtttACAGAATGGTcaagtgtttgtttttactGGGTTACTGGATGCAGTTTCTGATATTCATCAGCTGTCATTTATTTTAGGACATGAAATAGCTCATGCTGTGCTGGAACATGCAGTAAGTCTTTAAAGAAAGCTGTCTAATGTTCTTAAATTATTAATTCTAATTACTCTAGTTATGATTTTTCCTATCATTACCAAGCAAGTTTTCAGTGTGACTCTATCTAATTAATGCAAAATTGAGTTTGAAATGAGTAGCCTGCTACAGTAGATCCTCATTATTTGTGTGGCACTTAATAACTGTCAGAAGACCTGTTAACACAAAGGTTGCCAGGGCTTTATTCACAGTTGTACAGGTAAATTATGACTCACTTTCAAGAGTCATTTAGAGCTTGGTCTGCAGATCCCTCTCTTATAGCACAGACATAAAGAACTGGAGGTACTCAGCAGCTCTGTTACTCCTATAACTGTTAATACCTGCAGAAGTGCATCTCAAAATACTTGATGCTGTTATTATTGGAGcacacagttttaaaatgtcaaattctAGAATACCCAGAGCTTGGTTCTTGTATGATTTTGGGTGAGCAACAGTTCACATCATGGTTTCTTGGGCTCGGTTCAGCCAAACAACCCTTTAAACtcctaaaaaaatatttctgacaaTAAAGAACTTATCTTGTTTGTATGGAATCAGTGTctcccagctggcacagagagAAGTATTGCATGATCCTGTTTGTAAATGCTCTGATCAATGTCAAATAGagctctggaaaacagaataatCTCTTGGATTCTAAAtttaaaggaaagcagcagaaaataaaagataaatacaTTCTGTGTACTGTCCCCTTATGCCATTAGTGATCCTGTTTCAGTGATGTGTTATCTCTTTTCAAATTAATGTAAAGAACAGTCTTTGAGTTATTTTTATAGACTTTTTATTCACACTGAGGTGTTTCCTGGCCTTTTTACTGAAGAACTTTTTCTGCTTGTTGCCTCCATCCTACCTCAACCTTTGAATCTCTCAGAGTCTGAGAGACAGAATGTATTTGTTCCAGCTGTATGCAGCTTACGTGAATTCTGGCCTGAAAGTACCTTGTATCCAactggatt encodes the following:
- the OMA1 gene encoding metalloendopeptidase OMA1, mitochondrial isoform X7, whose product is MNIICGLKLSGRNCILSHLASLCKQGKCSNLSRSYTGWCQSQGDRSRCQRLNLSGNTINCFLTGNPDSYRNLVGKGLRCLLDAPHTSGQEVYRNANHSLGRFFSQSSQSLGEKIPSLLISSVGQPPRHFPAWNIQINRSFHASPALQAAPVPLFWIIVKPAQKLFAIILGRSIRKWWKALPPNKRELFKESARKNKWKILLGLSSLGVVFVMFYFTHLEETPITGRARLLVFGKEHFRELSQMEYDMWMEQFKNQMLPETDARYQVVERVVGHLSESNKDVPQVSALKWVIHVVDEPGVNAFVLPNGQVFVFTGLLDAVSDIHQLSFILGHEIAHAVLEHAAEKASLVHFLDFLSLIFLTMIWAICPRDSLAVVGQWIQSKLQEFMFDRPYSRTLEAEADKVGLQFAAKACVDVRASSVFWQQMELAETIQGQPKLPEWLSTHPSHENRAEHLDRLIPEVLPEDQE
- the OMA1 gene encoding metalloendopeptidase OMA1, mitochondrial isoform X2: MNIICGLKLSGRNCILSHLASLCKQGKCSNLSRSYTGWCQSQGDRSRCQRLNLSGNTINCFLTGNPDSYRNLVGKGLRCLLDAPHTSGQEVYRNANHSLGRFFSQSSQSLGEKIPSLLISSVGQPPRHFPAWNIQINRSFHASPALQAAPVPLFWIIVKPAQKLFAIILGRSIRKWWKALPPNKRELFKESARKNKWKILLGLSSLGVVFVMFYFTHLEETPITGRARLLVFGKEHFRELSQMEYDMWMEQFKNQMLPETDARYQVVERVVGHLSESNKDVPQVSALKWVIHVVDEPGVNAFVLPNGQVFVFTGLLDAVSDIHQLSFILGHEIAHAVLEHAAEKASLVHFLDFLSLIFLTMIWAICPRDSLAVVGQWIQSKLQEFMFDRPYSRTLEAEADKVGLQFAAKACVDVRASSVFWQQMELAETIQGQPKLPEWLSTHPSHENRAEHLDRLIPESCFRASLCDSSGQWCQLGQQGTSKEKGVT
- the OMA1 gene encoding metalloendopeptidase OMA1, mitochondrial isoform X6: MNIICGLKLSGRNCILSHLASLCKQGKCSNLSRSYTGWCQSQGDRSRCQRLNLSGNTINCFLTGNPDSYRNLVGKGLRCLLDAPHTSGQEVYRNANHSLGRFFSQSSQSLGEKIPSLLISSVGQPPRHFPAWNIQINRSFHASPALQAAPVPLFWIIVKPAQKLFAIILGRSIRKWWKALPPNKRELFKESARKNKWKILLGLSSLGVVFVMFYFTHLEETPITGRARLLVFGKEHFRELSQMEYDMWMEQFKNQMLPETDARYQVVERVVGHLSESNKDVPQVSALKWVIHVVDEPGVNAFVLPNGQVFVFTGLLDAVSDIHQLSFILGHEIAHAVLEHAAEKASLVHFLDFLSLIFLTMIWAICPRDSLAVVGQWIQSKLQEFMFDRPYSRTLEAEADKVGLQFAAKACVDVRASSVFWQQMELAETIQGQPKLPEWLSTHPSHENRAEHLDRLIPEERAQGKGNVFC
- the OMA1 gene encoding metalloendopeptidase OMA1, mitochondrial isoform X4: MNIICGLKLSGRNCILSHLASLCKQGKCSNLSRSYTGWCQSQGDRSRCQRLNLSGNTINCFLTGNPDSYRNLVGKGLRCLLDAPHTSGQEVYRNANHSLGRFFSQSSQSLGEKIPSLLISSVGQPPRHFPAWNIQINRSFHASPALQAAPVPLFWIIVKPAQKLFAIILGRSIRKWWKALPPNKRELFKESARKNKWKILLGLSSLGVVFVMFYFTHLEETPITGRARLLVFGKEHFRELSQMEYDMWMEQFKNQMLPETDARYQVVERVVGHLSESNKDVPQVSALKWVIHVVDEPGVNAFVLPNGQVFVFTGLLDAVSDIHQLSFILGHEIAHAVLEHAAEKASLVHFLDFLSLIFLTMIWAICPRDSLAVVGQWIQSKLQEFMFDRPYSRTLEAEADKVGLQFAAKACVDVRASSVFWQQMELAETIQGQPKLPEWLSTHPSHENRAEHLDRLIPEFSRWSSPHLFTAPLNFQEQ
- the OMA1 gene encoding metalloendopeptidase OMA1, mitochondrial isoform X1 — encoded protein: MNIICGLKLSGRNCILSHLASLCKQGKCSNLSRSYTGWCQSQGDRSRCQRLNLSGNTINCFLTGNPDSYRNLVGKGLRCLLDAPHTSGQEVYRNANHSLGRFFSQSSQSLGEKIPSLLISSVGQPPRHFPAWNIQINRSFHASPALQAAPVPLFWIIVKPAQKLFAIILGRSIRKWWKALPPNKRELFKESARKNKWKILLGLSSLGVVFVMFYFTHLEETPITGRARLLVFGKEHFRELSQMEYDMWMEQFKNQMLPETDARYQVVERVVGHLSESNKDVPQVSALKWVIHVVDEPGVNAFVLPNGQVFVFTGLLDAVSDIHQLSFILGHEIAHAVLEHAAEKASLVHFLDFLSLIFLTMIWAICPRDSLAVVGQWIQSKLQEFMFDRPYSRTLEAEADKVGLQFAAKACVDVRASSVFWQQMELAETIQGQPKLPEWLSTHPSHENRAEHLDRLIPEALKIRESCNCPSLSGPDPRLIFKLNMQHLLESSKGRGPPNSTKQDPSKPKLDFPHTQKVEDMPVTFAVKPTN
- the OMA1 gene encoding metalloendopeptidase OMA1, mitochondrial isoform X5, which gives rise to MNIICGLKLSGRNCILSHLASLCKQGKCSNLSRSYTGWCQSQGDRSRCQRLNLSGNTINCFLTGNPDSYRNLVGKGLRCLLDAPHTSGQEVYRNANHSLGRFFSQSSQSLGEKIPSLLISSVGQPPRHFPAWNIQINRSFHASPALQAAPVPLFWIIVKPAQKLFAIILGRSIRKWWKALPPNKRELFKESARKNKWKILLGLSSLGVVFVMFYFTHLEETPITGRARLLVFGKEHFRELSQMEYDMWMEQFKNQMLPETDARYQVVERVVGHLSESNKDVPQVSALKWVIHVVDEPGVNAFVLPNGQVFVFTGLLDAVSDIHQLSFILGHEIAHAVLEHAAEKASLVHFLDFLSLIFLTMIWAICPRDSLAVVGQWIQSKLQEFMFDRPYSRTLEAEADKVGLQFAAKACVDVRASSVFWQQMELAETIQGQPKLPEWLSTHPSHENRAEHLDRLIPESCRCLCWKEQGLLREKSG
- the OMA1 gene encoding metalloendopeptidase OMA1, mitochondrial isoform X8; amino-acid sequence: MNIICGLKLSGRNCILSHLASLCKQGKCSNLSRSYTGWCQSQGDRSRCQRLNLSGNTINCFLTGNPDSYRNLVGKGLRCLLDAPHTSGQEVYRNANHSLGRFFSQSSQSLGEKIPSLLISSVGQPPRHFPAWNIQINRSFHASPALQAAPVPLFWIIVKPAQKLFAIILGRSIRKWWKALPPNKRELFKESARKNKWKILLGLSSLGVVFVMFYFTHLEETPITGRARLLVFGKEHFRELSQMEYDMWMEQFKNQMLPETDARYQVVERVVGHLSESNKDVPQVSALKWVIHVVDEPGVNAFVLPNGQVFVFTGLLDAVSDIHQLSFILGHEIAHAVLEHAAEKASLVHFLDFLSLIFLTMIWAICPRDSLAVVGQWIQSKLQEFMFDRPYSRTLEAEADKVGLQFAAKACVDVRASSVFWQQMELAETIQGQPKLPEWLSTHPSHENRAEHLDRLIPEK
- the OMA1 gene encoding metalloendopeptidase OMA1, mitochondrial isoform X3; translation: MNIICGLKLSGRNCILSHLASLCKQGKCSNLSRSYTGWCQSQGDRSRCQRLNLSGNTINCFLTGNPDSYRNLVGKGLRCLLDAPHTSGQEVYRNANHSLGRFFSQSSQSLGEKIPSLLISSVGQPPRHFPAWNIQINRSFHASPALQAAPVPLFWIIVKPAQKLFAIILGRSIRKWWKALPPNKRELFKESARKNKWKILLGLSSLGVVFVMFYFTHLEETPITGRARLLVFGKEHFRELSQMEYDMWMEQFKNQMLPETDARYQVVERVVGHLSESNKDVPQVSALKWVIHVVDEPGVNAFVLPNGQVFVFTGLLDAVSDIHQLSFILGHEIAHAVLEHAAEKASLVHFLDFLSLIFLTMIWAICPRDSLAVVGQWIQSKLQEFMFDRPYSRTLEAEADKVGLQFAAKACVDVRASSVFWQQMELAETIQGQPKLPEWLSTHPSHENRAEHLDRLIPEKFSIAKLSTLKVLLNEEKVR